One Octopus sinensis linkage group LG21, ASM634580v1, whole genome shotgun sequence DNA segment encodes these proteins:
- the LOC118767443 gene encoding zinc finger protein 436-like gives MENELHENQVKCKTQPKMICFPDEMLRKKAKASYQCDVCNKSFSQRSHLIIHKRIHTGEKPFHCDICGESFSRKGHLTTHKYIHTGEKPYRCDICGISFSQGSSLTKHRHIHTGEKPYHCDVCGRSFSTRSHLTTHNRIHTGEKPYHCDIVVNRSQQQVT, from the coding sequence atggaaaatgaattacATGAGAATCAGGTTAAATGTAAAACACAGCCTAAGATGATTTGTTTTCCTGATGAGAtgctgagaaagaaagcaaaagcaTCTTACCAATGTGATGTCTGCAAcaagtcattctctcaaagaagtCACTTGATtattcataaacgtattcatacaggagaaaaaccgtttcactgtgatatctgtggtgagtcTTTCTCACGAAAAGGTCACTTgaccactcacaaatacattcatacaggggagaaaccgtatcgatgtgatatctgtggtatctCATTCTCTCAAGGATCAAGCTTAACCAAACACAGGCATATtcacacaggggagaaaccatatcactgtgacgtctgtggtagatcattctctACAAGAAgtcacttaactactcacaaccgtattcatacaggagaaaagccatatcactgtgacattgtggtaaatcgttctcagCAACAGGTAACTTAA